The following are encoded together in the Naumannella cuiyingiana genome:
- the dapA gene encoding 4-hydroxy-tetrahydrodipicolinate synthase has product MADPIFGRLLTAMVTPFDAAGKVDHEAAGRVARWLIDEQSNDALVINGTTGESPTTSGQEKVELIRTVREAVGPDIPLVAGVGTFDTPHTIELARQAEEAGADGLLVVTPYYSKPPQDGIAAHFRAVADATQLPILLYDIPHRSGVPIAEATLLELAEHPRIVGVKDAKGDLASSGRVMARTDLAYYSGEDNLTLALLALGAVGLIGTSTHFTGAGAARMINAQVEGRHGEALTLHRALEPLFTGVFATQGCLLVKAGLERKGLIGPGVRLPLVPATPAQVDAFHALLDDAGM; this is encoded by the coding sequence ATGGCGGACCCGATCTTCGGGCGGCTGTTGACGGCGATGGTGACCCCCTTCGACGCCGCCGGCAAAGTTGATCATGAGGCGGCCGGTCGGGTGGCCCGCTGGCTGATCGACGAGCAGAGCAACGACGCGCTCGTGATCAACGGCACCACCGGCGAGTCGCCGACCACCAGTGGTCAGGAGAAGGTCGAGCTGATCCGAACCGTCCGCGAGGCGGTCGGCCCCGACATCCCGCTGGTCGCCGGCGTCGGCACCTTCGACACCCCGCACACGATCGAGCTCGCAAGGCAGGCCGAGGAGGCGGGGGCGGACGGCCTGCTGGTCGTCACGCCCTATTACTCCAAGCCCCCGCAGGACGGGATCGCCGCGCATTTCCGGGCGGTCGCCGATGCGACGCAACTGCCGATCCTGCTCTACGACATCCCGCACCGAAGCGGCGTACCGATCGCGGAGGCGACGCTGCTCGAACTCGCCGAGCACCCCCGGATCGTCGGGGTCAAGGACGCCAAGGGTGATCTCGCCTCGTCCGGGCGGGTGATGGCGCGCACGGACCTCGCCTACTACTCCGGCGAGGACAACCTGACGCTCGCCCTGCTCGCGCTCGGCGCGGTCGGACTGATCGGCACCTCGACCCACTTCACCGGCGCCGGCGCGGCGCGGATGATCAACGCCCAGGTCGAGGGGCGGCACGGCGAGGCGCTGACCCTGCACCGCGCCCTCGAGCCGCTGTTCACCGGCGTGTTCGCCACCCAGGGCTGTCTCCTGGTCAAGGCTGGGCTGGAGCGAAAGGGCCTGATCGGGCCGGGCGTCCGGTTGCCGCTGGTGCCCGCCACGCCCGCGCAGGTCGACGCGTTCCACGCGCTGCTGGACGACGCCGGGATGTGA
- the sigE gene encoding RNA polymerase sigma factor SigE — translation MALPWTRGGTRAETRPTPDAAAEWSPPTWDEVVREHSGRVYRLAYRLTGNPHDAEDLTQDVFIRVFRSLHKFQPGTFEGWLHRITTNLFLDGARRRQKIRFDGLSEGSSERLQSRDPSPDVRLDDADLAHDVEAALAALAPEFRAAVVLCDIEGLSYEEVASVLDVKLGTVRSRIHRGRAQLRSALAHREPSGDRSRYLGAPVEVGADGGPSGR, via the coding sequence ATGGCACTGCCGTGGACGCGGGGCGGTACGCGCGCCGAGACGCGCCCGACGCCCGATGCTGCCGCCGAATGGTCCCCGCCGACCTGGGACGAGGTGGTACGCGAACACTCCGGCCGCGTCTATCGACTGGCCTACCGGCTCACCGGCAACCCGCACGATGCCGAGGACCTGACCCAGGACGTGTTCATCCGGGTGTTCCGCTCGCTGCACAAGTTCCAGCCGGGCACCTTCGAGGGCTGGTTGCACCGGATCACCACCAATCTGTTCCTCGACGGCGCCCGCCGCCGGCAGAAGATCCGCTTCGACGGGCTGAGCGAGGGCTCCTCCGAGCGCTTGCAGAGCCGCGACCCGAGCCCCGACGTCCGGCTCGACGACGCCGATCTGGCCCACGACGTCGAGGCCGCGCTGGCGGCGCTGGCGCCCGAGTTCCGTGCCGCGGTGGTGCTGTGCGACATCGAGGGGCTGTCCTATGAGGAGGTCGCCTCGGTGCTCGATGTGAAGCTCGGCACGGTCCGGTCGCGGATCCACCGGGGTCGGGCCCAGTTGCGTTCCGCTCTCGCCCACCGTGAACCGTCGGGCGATCGCAGCCGCTATCTCGGCGCGCCCGTGGAGGTCGGTGCCGACGGGGGTCCGTCGGGCAGATGA
- a CDS encoding zf-HC2 domain-containing protein, with product MISFRAGCQTYADKLSAYVDAALPTAVHEEIATHVAGCPDCRAEVASLRHVRSLLRSGADAEPAGQPVRGPQALPDRLRSIAGESADQPLWARPFDPHDRPGAGFAALPSNRRDARRRRLITTGSLLTLLVGVALVGWVAAPPSRQVVVEPTAQARAGFASALNQMPLSNAAVGAVAASPGVPLAAGPAGAGPVPQQAFESPVATGSDCQRSLHRAQRADAEVSVSGVQTVQHLGPSGWVQSTVSVENLPGFGTSLSVLDGADIADTDFVPVGRPSILDLSSLGRFELSCRELGGSVAGRPAATVDARMPGESDPRVRWWIDAETGYLLWTERYAEGRLVSSAGFTSLTFGAAVDGLLSADPPGGAEERPAGPSRAPQMGGLQLLSVRGTDDGGCIESVYGDGLTTLTVSRQPGTLVPGDGMTFDAATGAWRAVDGAVTVLAWQSGGDVWTVVTDGSAQLVESVSGSLPHAAPTQPGPFDRILAGLDWIASRAGIR from the coding sequence ATGATCTCGTTTCGCGCCGGGTGCCAGACCTATGCCGACAAGCTGTCGGCATATGTCGATGCTGCGCTCCCGACCGCGGTCCACGAGGAGATTGCCACCCACGTCGCGGGCTGCCCGGACTGCCGGGCCGAGGTCGCCTCGCTGCGACACGTGCGTTCGCTGCTGCGCTCCGGCGCCGACGCCGAGCCGGCCGGCCAGCCCGTCCGCGGCCCGCAGGCGCTGCCGGACCGGTTGCGCTCGATCGCCGGCGAATCGGCCGACCAGCCGCTGTGGGCCCGGCCGTTCGATCCGCACGATCGCCCGGGAGCCGGCTTCGCCGCGCTGCCGAGCAATCGCCGCGACGCCCGCCGCCGGCGGCTGATCACCACCGGCTCGCTGCTCACCCTGCTGGTCGGGGTCGCGCTCGTCGGCTGGGTCGCCGCCCCGCCCAGCCGGCAGGTCGTCGTCGAGCCCACCGCCCAGGCGCGGGCGGGCTTCGCCTCCGCGCTCAACCAGATGCCGCTGAGCAATGCCGCGGTCGGCGCGGTCGCGGCCAGCCCCGGCGTACCGCTGGCCGCCGGTCCGGCCGGTGCCGGACCCGTGCCGCAGCAGGCCTTCGAGAGCCCGGTGGCCACCGGCAGTGACTGCCAGCGCTCCCTGCACCGGGCCCAGCGCGCCGACGCCGAGGTCTCGGTGAGCGGGGTGCAGACCGTGCAGCATCTCGGCCCCAGCGGCTGGGTGCAGAGCACCGTCAGCGTCGAGAACCTGCCGGGCTTCGGGACCAGTCTCAGTGTGCTCGACGGCGCCGACATCGCCGACACCGATTTCGTCCCGGTCGGCCGGCCGTCGATCCTTGATCTGTCCTCGCTCGGCCGGTTCGAGCTGAGCTGTCGCGAGCTCGGCGGCAGCGTCGCCGGCCGGCCGGCCGCGACCGTCGACGCGCGGATGCCGGGTGAATCGGACCCGCGGGTGCGCTGGTGGATCGACGCCGAGACCGGTTACCTGCTGTGGACCGAGCGGTACGCCGAGGGCCGGCTCGTCTCCAGCGCCGGCTTCACCAGCCTGACCTTCGGCGCGGCGGTCGACGGGCTGCTCTCGGCCGACCCGCCGGGCGGTGCCGAGGAGCGGCCGGCCGGACCGAGCCGGGCGCCGCAGATGGGCGGCCTGCAACTGTTGAGCGTGCGGGGCACCGACGACGGCGGCTGTATCGAGAGCGTCTACGGCGACGGGCTGACCACGCTGACCGTCTCGCGCCAGCCCGGCACCCTGGTGCCCGGGGACGGGATGACCTTCGATGCGGCCACCGGCGCGTGGCGCGCGGTCGACGGCGCCGTGACGGTGCTCGCCTGGCAGTCCGGCGGCGACGTCTGGACGGTGGTCACCGACGGCTCCGCCCAGCTTGTCGAGAGCGTCAGCGGATCCCTTCCGCACGCGGCTCCCACCCAGCCAGGACCGTTCGATCGGATCCTGGCCGGGCTGGACTGGATCGCCAGCCGGGCCGGAATTCGGTGA
- a CDS encoding trypsin-like peptidase domain-containing protein: protein MSQPPPGPPGPYQQPAWRPPAPTGPGPRPDLSAGHRPDTTPGAATRWAPPTAAPRAASARTGRAVLATAIVTALVVGSAAGAGGAWWGARTAADQQTVQPALQPAPQEPVPPPAEPGSVTDIAGRILPSTVVIELGSGGTGSGFVIDEQGLIMTNNHVIAGARGGNIEVVFDDGSRAQASVVGGSPSYDIAVIRVDERPEGGLKAVNLGDPRSVRVGDGVIAVGAPLGLGGSVTSGIVSAVDRPVAVGGGEGGNGSGEGQAYLDAIQTDAAINPGNSGGPLVDTAGRVIGVNSAILSLGGGGERQGGSIGVGFAIPINQASAIADELIRTGRSSYPVIGAQVQTADDGSGVVLSTVTAGGPAADAGLSSGDVVTTVDGRPVTEMVELIVRVRSKRPGEQIVLGVKGRGDVSVTLGAVRE from the coding sequence GTGAGCCAGCCGCCCCCGGGGCCGCCCGGCCCGTACCAGCAACCCGCGTGGCGCCCGCCGGCGCCCACCGGTCCCGGCCCGCGCCCGGATCTGTCGGCGGGCCACCGCCCGGATACCACGCCGGGCGCCGCGACGCGCTGGGCGCCACCGACCGCGGCGCCCCGGGCGGCGTCGGCGCGCACCGGCCGCGCGGTGCTGGCCACCGCGATCGTCACCGCACTCGTGGTGGGCAGTGCCGCCGGAGCCGGCGGCGCCTGGTGGGGTGCCCGGACGGCGGCCGACCAACAGACCGTGCAGCCGGCGCTGCAGCCCGCACCGCAAGAACCGGTCCCGCCGCCCGCGGAGCCGGGCAGCGTGACCGACATCGCGGGCCGCATCCTGCCCAGCACCGTCGTCATCGAGCTCGGATCCGGGGGCACCGGCTCGGGCTTCGTGATCGACGAGCAGGGCCTGATCATGACCAACAACCACGTGATCGCGGGCGCGCGCGGCGGCAACATCGAGGTCGTCTTCGACGACGGGAGCAGGGCGCAGGCCAGCGTGGTCGGCGGCAGCCCGAGCTACGACATCGCGGTGATCCGTGTCGACGAGCGGCCCGAGGGCGGCCTCAAGGCGGTCAACCTGGGCGACCCGCGCAGCGTCCGGGTCGGGGACGGGGTGATCGCGGTCGGGGCCCCGCTCGGTCTCGGTGGCTCGGTGACCTCGGGCATCGTCTCGGCCGTCGACCGACCGGTCGCCGTGGGCGGCGGCGAGGGCGGCAACGGCAGCGGCGAGGGCCAGGCGTACCTGGATGCGATCCAGACCGATGCGGCGATCAACCCGGGCAACTCCGGCGGGCCGCTGGTCGACACGGCGGGCCGGGTGATCGGGGTGAACTCGGCGATCCTCAGCCTGGGCGGGGGCGGCGAACGCCAGGGCGGCAGCATCGGCGTCGGCTTCGCGATCCCGATCAACCAGGCCAGCGCGATCGCCGACGAACTGATCCGGACCGGCCGGTCGAGCTATCCGGTGATCGGCGCGCAGGTGCAGACCGCGGACGACGGTTCCGGGGTCGTGCTGAGCACCGTCACGGCCGGGGGACCGGCCGCCGACGCGGGGCTGAGCAGCGGCGATGTGGTGACCACGGTCGACGGCCGCCCCGTCACCGAGATGGTCGAACTGATCGTGCGGGTACGCAGCAAACGGCCCGGGGAGCAGATCGTGCTCGGCGTCAAGGGCCGCGGCGACGTCTCGGTCACCCTCGGCGCGGTCCGGGAGTGA
- a CDS encoding sec-independent translocase, whose translation MSVGPFEIAVLAILAVVLFGPEKLPEFARKAARVLRYVRGIANDATGQLRRELGPEYADLDLRDLNPKAFVRKHLLEDVEPIIADVKRDVNEAGRMTRTESDGVRSALGAAKRNGSAEPKQTEPKQTEPELAEPKQGEPEQRDEQAKKQTIGEALFSPAPGSATAAASVTAAGTSVLADTGTVTVVEAGAGESVAADEAGTLAASPWDTEAT comes from the coding sequence ATGAGTGTCGGGCCGTTCGAGATCGCCGTGCTGGCGATCCTCGCGGTCGTGTTGTTCGGGCCGGAGAAGCTGCCGGAATTCGCCCGCAAGGCCGCGCGGGTCCTGCGCTATGTGCGAGGCATCGCCAACGATGCGACCGGTCAACTGCGCCGCGAGCTCGGCCCGGAGTACGCCGACCTGGACCTGCGCGATCTGAATCCCAAGGCGTTCGTCCGCAAGCATCTGCTCGAAGACGTCGAACCGATCATTGCCGACGTCAAGCGTGACGTGAACGAGGCCGGGCGGATGACCCGCACGGAGTCCGACGGGGTACGCAGCGCCCTCGGCGCCGCGAAGCGGAACGGCTCGGCCGAACCGAAGCAGACCGAACCGAAGCAGACCGAACCGGAACTGGCCGAACCGAAGCAGGGCGAACCGGAACAGCGAGACGAGCAGGCGAAGAAACAGACCATCGGCGAGGCGCTGTTCTCCCCGGCACCGGGCTCGGCGACGGCGGCCGCATCGGTGACCGCCGCCGGCACCAGCGTGCTCGCCGACACCGGCACGGTCACCGTGGTCGAGGCTGGTGCCGGTGAATCGGTCGCCGCGGACGAGGCCGGAACCCTGGCCGCCTCGCCGTGGGACACCGAGGCGACCTGA
- a CDS encoding Mrp/NBP35 family ATP-binding protein: MSVQSTSPDHPLLPAIEKALSGVQDPEIRRPITEIGMLKSVDIAADSSVRVGILLTVAGCPMRDTLTRDVTAAVAGVAGTGAVSVDFGVMDDEQRAALKEQLRGPGNDREIPFARPDSLTRVIAIASGKGGVGKSSVTVNLALSLAAAGRTVGVLDADIYGHSIPTMLGVGDSRPTSVDDMIMPVPALGLKVISIGMLKPRRDQVVAWRGPILDRALQQMLADVYWGDLDYLLLDLPPGTGDVQISVGQKLPNAEVLVVTTPQQAAAEVAERAGTMASMMNQRVIGVVENMAYLETTCPHCGEAHRHELFGSGGGDEVAGTLSRRLGYPIEVIARVPLDQALREGGDAGSPVVGEPGHPSSAALADLATRIDSRGRNLAGRQLGLSPVGR; the protein is encoded by the coding sequence ATGTCCGTGCAGTCCACCAGTCCCGACCATCCGCTGCTGCCCGCCATCGAGAAGGCGCTGAGCGGCGTCCAGGACCCCGAGATCCGCCGCCCGATCACCGAGATCGGGATGCTGAAGTCCGTCGACATCGCCGCGGACTCCTCGGTCCGGGTCGGCATCTTGCTGACCGTCGCCGGCTGCCCGATGCGCGACACCCTGACCCGCGACGTGACCGCGGCCGTGGCCGGCGTCGCCGGTACCGGTGCGGTGTCGGTCGACTTCGGTGTGATGGACGACGAGCAGCGCGCCGCGCTGAAAGAGCAGTTGCGTGGCCCCGGCAACGACCGGGAGATCCCGTTCGCCAGGCCCGATTCGCTGACCCGGGTGATCGCGATCGCCTCGGGCAAGGGCGGGGTCGGCAAGTCCTCGGTGACCGTCAACCTGGCGCTGTCGCTCGCTGCCGCCGGGCGTACCGTGGGCGTGCTCGACGCCGACATCTACGGGCACTCGATCCCGACGATGCTCGGCGTCGGCGACTCCCGCCCGACCAGCGTCGACGACATGATCATGCCGGTCCCGGCGCTCGGCCTGAAGGTGATCTCCATCGGCATGCTGAAGCCGCGCCGCGACCAGGTCGTCGCCTGGCGCGGCCCGATCCTGGACCGCGCGCTGCAGCAGATGCTCGCCGACGTCTACTGGGGCGACCTGGACTATCTGCTGCTCGACCTGCCGCCCGGCACCGGCGATGTGCAGATCTCCGTCGGCCAGAAGCTGCCCAATGCCGAGGTGTTGGTCGTCACCACCCCGCAGCAGGCCGCCGCCGAGGTCGCCGAGCGCGCGGGCACCATGGCGTCGATGATGAACCAGCGGGTGATCGGGGTGGTCGAGAACATGGCGTACCTGGAGACCACCTGTCCGCACTGCGGTGAGGCGCACCGGCACGAGCTGTTCGGCTCCGGCGGCGGCGACGAGGTCGCGGGTACGCTCAGCCGCCGCCTCGGCTACCCGATCGAGGTGATCGCCCGGGTGCCGCTCGATCAGGCGCTGCGCGAGGGCGGCGATGCCGGCTCGCCCGTCGTCGGCGAGCCCGGGCATCCGTCCTCGGCCGCGCTGGCGGACCTGGCGACGCGGATCGATTCGCGCGGCCGCAATCTTGCCGGTCGTCAGCTCGGCCTCAGCCCGGTGGGTCGCTGA
- a CDS encoding DUF1003 domain-containing protein, with amino-acid sequence MADRDEDRARRERIARDRLNTPGTQRRRLPRLRLDSDAFGQFAEGFARFMGTPQFLLWMTVIIIIWILWNTLAPEPLRVDPFPFIFLTLLLSLQASYAAPLILLAQNRQEARDRIAVEADRRQAAQSRADMDFLAREIASVRMNVGELATREFIRRELRDALAEERAEAEAERGSPTA; translated from the coding sequence GTGGCCGATCGTGACGAGGATCGCGCGCGCCGCGAGCGCATCGCGCGCGACCGGCTGAACACCCCCGGTACGCAGCGCCGTCGGCTGCCCCGGCTGCGGCTGGACAGCGATGCGTTCGGGCAGTTCGCCGAGGGATTCGCCCGGTTCATGGGTACGCCGCAGTTCCTGCTCTGGATGACGGTGATCATCATCATCTGGATCCTGTGGAACACCCTGGCGCCCGAGCCGCTGCGGGTCGACCCCTTCCCCTTCATCTTCCTGACGTTGCTGTTGTCGCTGCAGGCCTCCTATGCGGCCCCGCTGATCCTGTTGGCCCAGAACCGGCAGGAGGCCCGCGACCGGATCGCGGTCGAGGCCGACCGCCGCCAGGCCGCGCAGAGTCGCGCGGACATGGACTTCCTGGCCCGCGAGATCGCGTCGGTCCGGATGAACGTCGGCGAACTCGCCACCCGTGAGTTCATCCGCCGCGAGCTGCGCGACGCCCTCGCCGAGGAGCGCGCCGAAGCCGAGGCCGAGCGGGGGTCGCCGACCGCGTAG
- a CDS encoding magnesium transporter MgtE N-terminal domain-containing protein, producing the protein MTMTTSVFISRIRGLPVVDPDGDKLGKVRDVVVQIGRTGAPRVRGLLVELFARQQIFISIQRVSAIDAAQVATTGVINTRRFSRRDTETLVVEDLFDREVGWRGHEGRYRIRDVAMKAIRNREWELAEAALVAVARRPAFRRREHVVIADWSELTGLASGGRGNEQLLAELEDMHAADVARKLHDMEPGRRAKVVEALADETLADALEELPEDEQVQLISLLDAERAADILGEMDPDDAADLIKELAPDIAEQLLARMERTDAETVRQLMAYADETAGGMMTTEPVILPADARVADALALVRNEELTPALAGMVYVCRSPLEVPTGRFLGGVHIQRLLREPPSTLVSELIDSDLEPLSAGEELPYVSRYFATYNLVNAPVVDEDNRLLGAVTVDDVLDHMLPEDWRGRGLDGLEPEPATEPDTAEVNSGRS; encoded by the coding sequence GTGACCATGACGACCTCGGTGTTCATCTCCCGCATCCGCGGGCTGCCCGTCGTCGACCCCGACGGCGACAAGCTCGGCAAGGTCCGCGATGTCGTGGTGCAGATCGGTCGCACCGGCGCGCCGCGCGTCCGCGGGCTGCTGGTCGAGTTGTTCGCCCGCCAGCAGATCTTCATCTCGATCCAGCGGGTCTCCGCGATCGACGCCGCCCAGGTCGCCACCACCGGAGTGATCAACACCCGCCGCTTCTCCCGCCGCGACACCGAGACGCTCGTGGTCGAGGACCTGTTCGACCGCGAGGTCGGCTGGCGCGGCCACGAGGGTCGCTACCGGATCCGCGATGTGGCGATGAAGGCGATCCGCAACCGGGAATGGGAGCTGGCCGAGGCGGCCCTCGTGGCGGTCGCCCGTCGCCCGGCCTTCCGTCGTCGCGAACATGTGGTGATCGCGGACTGGTCCGAGCTGACCGGGCTGGCCAGCGGCGGTCGCGGCAACGAGCAACTGCTCGCCGAGCTCGAGGACATGCACGCCGCCGATGTCGCGCGCAAGCTGCACGACATGGAGCCCGGACGGCGCGCCAAGGTCGTCGAGGCGCTCGCGGACGAGACCCTGGCCGACGCGCTGGAGGAGCTGCCGGAGGACGAGCAGGTGCAGTTGATCTCGCTGCTCGATGCCGAGCGGGCCGCCGACATCCTGGGCGAGATGGACCCCGACGACGCGGCCGACCTGATCAAGGAGCTCGCGCCGGACATCGCCGAGCAACTGCTCGCCCGGATGGAACGCACCGACGCGGAGACGGTCCGTCAGTTGATGGCCTACGCGGACGAGACCGCGGGCGGCATGATGACCACCGAGCCGGTGATCCTCCCGGCCGATGCCCGCGTCGCGGATGCGCTGGCGTTGGTCCGCAACGAGGAGCTGACTCCCGCGCTGGCCGGCATGGTCTATGTCTGCCGTTCGCCGCTGGAGGTGCCGACCGGCCGGTTCCTCGGCGGGGTGCACATCCAACGACTGCTGCGCGAACCGCCCTCGACGCTGGTCTCGGAGCTGATCGACTCCGACCTGGAGCCGCTCTCGGCGGGCGAGGAACTGCCCTACGTCAGCCGGTACTTCGCGACCTACAACCTGGTCAACGCGCCCGTCGTCGACGAGGACAACCGGCTGCTCGGCGCGGTCACCGTCGACGACGTGCTGGATCACATGCTGCCCGAGGACTGGCGCGGGCGCGGCCTGGACGGCCTCGAGCCCGAGCCCGCCACCGAACCCGACACCGCGGAGGTGAACAGTGGCCGATCGTGA
- a CDS encoding general stress protein, with product MSLNQPRQLGSLFELEFPQSVGIYDKYEQAQEAVDFLADEKFPVQNLAIVGTELKSVERVLSRKSWGSVIQQGIISGIGTGLLVGLVMMIFGEPAQLLAILLTALGIGIVIGLVFAVIGYAMSGGKRDFNSVSQIVATKYEVLSEHKVAQQARDLLNSRPGARAAQFE from the coding sequence ATGTCGCTCAACCAGCCCCGTCAGCTCGGTTCGCTCTTCGAGCTGGAGTTCCCGCAGTCGGTCGGGATCTACGACAAGTACGAACAGGCCCAGGAGGCGGTCGATTTCCTGGCCGACGAGAAGTTTCCGGTGCAGAACCTGGCCATCGTCGGCACGGAGCTGAAGTCCGTCGAGCGCGTGCTCAGCCGGAAGAGCTGGGGGAGTGTGATCCAGCAGGGCATCATCAGCGGGATCGGTACCGGCCTGCTGGTCGGCCTGGTGATGATGATCTTCGGCGAGCCGGCGCAACTGCTGGCCATCCTGCTCACCGCGTTGGGCATCGGCATCGTGATCGGGCTGGTCTTCGCGGTGATCGGTTACGCCATGTCCGGCGGCAAGCGGGACTTCAACTCGGTCAGCCAGATCGTCGCCACGAAATATGAGGTGCTGAGCGAGCACAAGGTCGCCCAGCAGGCGCGGGATCTGCTGAACTCCCGCCCGGGCGCCCGGGCCGCGCAGTTCGAGTGA
- a CDS encoding aminopeptidase P family protein, translating into MSEPQQKLPNRQTPFSEAFKAFIPTGWADYDSSAVTELPAAAHTAPRRERLAEQFAGERLVIPAGGLKVRSNDTDFSFRPHSAFAWLTGLGADREPDAVLVLEPSDDGHEATLYFKPRAPRDAEEFYADARYGEMWVGQRESLEEMTTMTGLPTAPIDELRTALEKNADAVRVRVLRDADPDITALVDEIRHSADSDTDTELQVALSEARLIKDDFEVEQMREACEQTAQGFAAVVADLPEAVRRGRGERWVEGIFGLHARHVGNDAGYSTIAAAGDHANTLHWIRNDGEVRDGDLLLIDAGVELDSLYTADVTRTLPINGHFTEAQRKVYDAVLEAQEAGIAAAVPGAKFADVHNAAIAVIARHLAEWGLLPVSAEESLDKTTGGQHRRWMVHGTSHHLGIDVHDCAQARNENYREGTLAPGMIITVEPGIYLRANDLLVPEELRGIGVRIEDDILITDDGNENLSAALPRRADEVEAWMAPLLAGD; encoded by the coding sequence ATGAGCGAGCCGCAGCAGAAGCTCCCGAACCGCCAGACCCCCTTCTCCGAGGCGTTCAAGGCGTTCATCCCCACCGGCTGGGCGGACTACGACTCATCCGCGGTCACCGAACTTCCCGCGGCCGCGCACACCGCGCCGCGCCGCGAACGGCTGGCCGAGCAGTTCGCCGGCGAGCGCCTGGTGATCCCGGCGGGCGGCCTGAAGGTCCGCTCCAACGACACCGACTTCAGCTTCCGGCCGCATTCTGCGTTCGCCTGGCTGACCGGCCTCGGCGCCGACCGGGAGCCCGACGCCGTGCTGGTGCTGGAGCCGAGCGACGACGGCCACGAGGCCACGCTCTACTTCAAGCCGCGCGCCCCGCGCGATGCCGAGGAGTTCTACGCCGATGCCCGCTACGGCGAGATGTGGGTCGGCCAGCGCGAGTCGCTGGAGGAGATGACCACGATGACCGGGCTGCCGACGGCGCCGATCGACGAGCTGCGCACGGCCCTGGAGAAGAACGCCGATGCGGTACGCGTGCGGGTGCTGCGCGATGCCGATCCCGACATCACCGCACTGGTGGACGAGATCCGCCACAGCGCCGACAGCGATACCGACACCGAGCTGCAGGTCGCGCTCAGCGAGGCGCGGTTGATCAAGGACGACTTCGAGGTCGAGCAGATGCGCGAGGCGTGCGAGCAGACCGCGCAGGGCTTCGCCGCTGTCGTCGCGGACCTGCCCGAGGCGGTCCGCCGGGGCCGTGGGGAGCGTTGGGTCGAGGGCATCTTCGGGCTGCACGCGCGCCACGTCGGCAACGACGCCGGCTACAGCACGATCGCCGCCGCCGGTGATCATGCCAACACCCTGCACTGGATCCGCAACGACGGTGAGGTACGCGACGGCGACCTGCTGCTGATCGATGCCGGCGTGGAGCTGGATTCGCTCTACACGGCTGACGTCACGCGTACCCTTCCGATCAACGGCCACTTCACCGAGGCCCAGCGCAAGGTCTACGACGCCGTGCTGGAGGCCCAGGAGGCCGGCATCGCGGCCGCGGTGCCGGGGGCGAAGTTCGCCGATGTGCACAACGCCGCGATCGCCGTGATCGCCCGGCACCTGGCCGAGTGGGGTCTGTTGCCGGTCAGCGCCGAGGAGTCGCTGGACAAGACCACCGGCGGCCAGCACCGGCGCTGGATGGTGCACGGCACCTCCCACCATCTGGGCATCGACGTGCACGACTGCGCTCAGGCCCGCAACGAGAACTACCGCGAGGGCACCCTGGCACCCGGCATGATCATCACCGTCGAGCCCGGTATCTACCTGCGGGCCAACGATCTGCTGGTGCCCGAGGAACTGCGCGGCATCGGGGTGCGGATCGAGGACGACATCCTGATCACCGACGACGGCAACGAGAACCTGTCGGCCGCGCTGCCCCGGCGAGCCGACGAGGTCGAGGCCTGGATGGCGCCGCTGCTCGCCGGCGACTGA